In Kiritimatiellia bacterium, one genomic interval encodes:
- a CDS encoding SDR family oxidoreductase produces MKKILITGGAGFVGAHLCERLLKEKNEVICLDNFLTGAKENVVSLLDNPYFELARHDVTMPYFAEVDEIYNLACPASPVHYQHNAIKTTKTSVLGAINMLGLAKRVKAKILQASTSEVYGDPEEHPQPEHYWGHVNPIGARSCYDEGKRCAESLFINYHLQNKVIIKIARIFNTYGPKMHPNDGRVVSSFIVQALRGKNLTVFGKGTQTRSFQYVNDLIEGLIRAMNSRDKFTGPVNIGNPSEFTILELAEKIIRLTGSKSKIVHRPLPPDDPVQRRPDIALAKKELGGWEPRVPLEEGLKLTIDYFRKKMNNSRMRRPPYGLTSS; encoded by the coding sequence ATGAAAAAAATACTGATAACCGGCGGGGCCGGGTTTGTCGGCGCGCATCTCTGCGAGCGGCTCCTGAAGGAAAAAAACGAAGTGATCTGCCTGGATAATTTCCTGACGGGCGCGAAAGAAAACGTGGTGTCCCTGCTGGACAATCCCTATTTTGAGCTGGCGCGGCACGACGTAACCATGCCATATTTCGCGGAAGTTGACGAAATCTACAATCTGGCCTGCCCGGCTTCCCCCGTGCATTACCAGCACAACGCCATCAAGACCACCAAGACATCCGTCCTGGGGGCCATCAACATGCTCGGCCTTGCCAAGCGAGTGAAAGCGAAAATACTTCAGGCCTCCACGAGCGAGGTCTACGGCGACCCCGAGGAACACCCCCAGCCGGAGCATTACTGGGGACACGTCAATCCCATCGGCGCGCGCTCGTGCTATGACGAGGGCAAACGCTGCGCCGAATCGCTCTTCATCAATTATCACCTCCAAAACAAAGTCATTATCAAAATCGCGCGGATTTTCAACACATACGGCCCGAAAATGCATCCCAACGACGGGCGGGTGGTCTCCTCTTTTATCGTCCAGGCCCTGCGCGGGAAAAACCTGACCGTGTTCGGGAAGGGCACCCAGACGCGCAGTTTTCAATACGTTAACGATTTGATTGAGGGCTTAATCCGCGCCATGAATTCGCGCGATAAATTCACCGGCCCGGTCAACATCGGCAACCCCTCGGAATTCACCATCCTGGAGCTGGCCGAAAAAATCATCAGGCTGACCGGCTCTAAATCAAAAATCGTTCATCGCCCCCTGCCCCCGGACGACCCTGTCCAGCGCCGGCCGGACATCGCCCTGGCGAAAAAGGAGCTCGGGGGCTGGGAACCGCGCGTTCCCCTGGAGGAAGGGTTAAAACTGACGATTGATTACTTCAGAAAAAAGATGAACAACAGCCGCATGCGCCGGCCGCCTTACGGCCTGACCAGCTCATAA
- a CDS encoding LacI family DNA-binding transcriptional regulator, with translation MKPPGRITLKKLAEILELDVSSVSLALRNSPKISAATKRRIHELARQYCYSPNMAARQLRCSSPRLVGLVLPAMMNSLANPMAGRTIQVLAEKCTSMGIVFQILSAANLAGSPERAVSSMLPEAMFVWGDVPRMITEVPILHKRPMIVLDPSHPSYAGYSGNHVSIDNFSGGTEIARHFIGLKAARFLLIGVEANHLGHVARMKGAEREWLRQKPKTSLQRRMITELDDDALRKFAVGGSGAVFCANDHGALQLWHRFKRLGVRMPEDVRLAGFDGEEAALLAGITTVIFDWHKLAQTAWQKMLKLIQHADDRPVSGLIPVALHKGRTS, from the coding sequence ATGAAGCCGCCCGGGCGGATTACTTTGAAAAAATTGGCCGAAATCCTGGAACTGGATGTTTCCAGCGTTTCGCTGGCTTTGCGGAACAGTCCGAAAATATCGGCCGCGACCAAACGTCGCATTCATGAGCTTGCCCGGCAATATTGTTATTCGCCAAACATGGCGGCGCGCCAGTTGCGTTGTTCCTCGCCCCGCCTGGTCGGTCTTGTCCTGCCGGCCATGATGAATTCACTGGCCAATCCAATGGCGGGAAGGACAATTCAGGTTCTTGCGGAAAAATGCACATCCATGGGGATTGTTTTTCAAATACTGTCGGCCGCAAATCTTGCCGGTTCACCGGAACGGGCTGTATCCAGCATGTTGCCGGAAGCCATGTTTGTCTGGGGTGATGTGCCCCGGATGATCACCGAAGTCCCGATATTACACAAACGGCCCATGATTGTTCTAGATCCCAGTCATCCTTCATATGCCGGATATTCCGGGAACCATGTTTCCATAGACAACTTTTCCGGCGGCACCGAAATTGCGCGCCATTTTATCGGATTGAAAGCAGCACGCTTTCTGCTGATTGGGGTGGAGGCAAACCACCTGGGACATGTGGCGCGTATGAAAGGGGCTGAACGGGAATGGCTCCGGCAGAAACCGAAAACGTCTCTTCAACGCCGCATGATCACGGAATTGGATGATGATGCTCTGAGAAAATTTGCGGTCGGGGGAAGCGGGGCGGTTTTTTGCGCGAATGACCATGGGGCGCTTCAGTTATGGCACCGCTTCAAACGCTTGGGCGTCAGAATGCCGGAAGACGTGCGTTTGGCCGGATTTGACGGAGAGGAGGCGGCCTTGCTGGCCGGAATCACAACGGTGATTTTTGATTGGCATAAATTGGCCCAGACGGCTTGGCAGAAGATGTTAAAATTAATTCAACATGCAGACGACAGACCAGTTTCTGGATTAATACCGGTTGCTTTGCACAAAGGCCGGACAAGCTGA
- a CDS encoding alcohol dehydrogenase catalytic domain-containing protein — MIAAVLHDFNDLRLEDVPVPVPAPDEVVVRIKACGFCATDYKAIKGIRKNVNFPCIVGHEPAGIVSAAGRSVKHVREGDEVVVMPSGFCGYCKYCREGKPHYCKSAFTTGGDGTQDVRPGAFAEYMKTAASSIFRKPANVSFEAAAITEPLSGAWKGVIQYSEMEIGDDVVVIGVGSIGLLCMMVAKAAGAGRLIAVDTSDYALGNARKLGATHVVNLKKEDPKKRVYEIIPNGPDLIVEAAGPIAAVKLMVDLRRRGTRWNVFGITTHEKFELDGGLTHFLEGRMDASFGTTPLAMSKALRLMETGLVDPEKIISHRIALRDIHKAVEIMGTPERNKIIIMP, encoded by the coding sequence ATGATAGCGGCAGTATTGCATGATTTCAACGATTTGAGACTGGAAGATGTGCCTGTGCCCGTCCCCGCTCCCGACGAGGTGGTGGTAAGAATAAAAGCATGCGGATTCTGCGCAACGGATTACAAGGCCATCAAGGGTATCCGTAAAAACGTTAATTTTCCGTGTATTGTGGGGCATGAGCCGGCCGGAATAGTGAGCGCGGCGGGCCGCTCTGTCAAGCACGTTCGGGAGGGCGATGAAGTCGTGGTCATGCCTTCGGGGTTCTGCGGGTATTGCAAATATTGCCGGGAAGGAAAGCCCCATTATTGTAAAAGCGCTTTCACGACCGGGGGCGACGGCACGCAAGACGTCCGCCCCGGGGCTTTTGCCGAATATATGAAGACGGCCGCATCAAGCATTTTCCGGAAGCCGGCCAATGTCTCATTTGAAGCGGCCGCCATAACCGAGCCGTTGTCCGGCGCCTGGAAGGGGGTTATTCAATACAGTGAAATGGAGATCGGCGACGACGTGGTGGTTATCGGGGTCGGGAGCATCGGCTTGTTGTGCATGATGGTGGCCAAGGCGGCGGGGGCGGGACGGCTGATTGCCGTTGACACCAGCGATTATGCGCTCGGAAACGCCAGAAAACTGGGCGCCACCCATGTGGTGAATCTGAAAAAAGAAGATCCGAAAAAGCGCGTTTATGAGATTATTCCGAATGGCCCGGACTTGATCGTGGAGGCCGCAGGGCCCATTGCCGCCGTAAAACTGATGGTGGATCTCAGGCGCCGCGGCACGCGCTGGAATGTCTTCGGCATCACCACCCACGAAAAATTTGAATTGGACGGCGGGCTGACCCATTTTCTGGAAGGCCGCATGGACGCCAGTTTCGGCACCACGCCCCTGGCCATGTCAAAAGCATTGCGCCTGATGGAAACCGGCCTGGTGGACCCCGAAAAAATTATTTCCCACCGGATCGCCCTCCGCGATATTCACAAGGCCGTTGAAATTATGGGAACTCCGGAACGCAATAAAATAATTATCATGCCATGA
- a CDS encoding glycosyltransferase family 39 protein: MSAAPESEQNQKQSGIFRPGLLAALIITVSLAGIADHDLWTPDEPREAAIALEMSRGGGLIVPRLAGQPFVEKPPLFYIIASFFLATLGNFTGQTAALRLTSACCGLGTLFFTYLIGRIYFDRQRALIAAAILGTMIGFVQVTHWLLVDNALAFFITAALWALARAYEHKRYGFLPLAGLFAAGAFLVKGFIGPLIIFIAGLGLFVPWLNKPKGQAAIGRLIFIHAASLATALLICAAWIIPFAMRGGSELFREWWWLNHFGRFTGEAKHLGHLSLWPYYFAVLPVYVLPWLGLFIAALIMLAKKIRTGARPAGGGLFVWWALGTFLILSLSATKREIYLVALLPACALLCVHGLHIFNLETPAARIWKKFCWLWLSLLLVILAALTAAPLAENVFFKNALPPGWRQFLAPAIVIASLLAMSRTKTPLLQRFLTAVPLCYAAILIMICPLVDRHKSYGPVFRATADAIRARPELAIAGWKLDETTAAGFFYYAGLVFPAVSDEAMLADILGGRNSRFNGVLALKKNTSPKHLPEKENTVIFESPMGKRRLLRVLAAPNWQIKNRRRQAPRKQDG; encoded by the coding sequence ATGAGCGCCGCACCCGAAAGCGAACAAAACCAAAAGCAGTCCGGCATCTTCCGGCCGGGTCTGCTGGCCGCGTTGATTATCACCGTTTCCCTGGCCGGGATCGCCGATCATGATCTCTGGACGCCGGACGAACCGCGCGAGGCCGCCATTGCGCTGGAAATGAGCCGGGGCGGCGGCCTCATTGTTCCACGTCTGGCCGGCCAGCCGTTTGTTGAAAAGCCTCCTCTTTTTTACATCATTGCCTCGTTTTTTCTCGCAACGCTCGGAAATTTTACCGGCCAGACCGCCGCCCTGCGGCTGACATCGGCCTGCTGCGGGCTCGGCACATTGTTTTTCACCTATCTGATCGGAAGAATTTATTTTGACCGTCAAAGGGCGCTGATCGCCGCGGCGATCCTCGGCACCATGATCGGTTTTGTCCAAGTAACCCACTGGCTCCTGGTGGACAACGCCCTCGCGTTTTTCATCACCGCCGCCCTCTGGGCTCTGGCCCGGGCTTACGAACACAAACGTTACGGCTTTTTGCCGCTGGCCGGCCTGTTTGCCGCCGGCGCTTTCCTTGTGAAGGGATTTATCGGCCCCCTGATCATCTTCATCGCCGGACTGGGCTTGTTTGTTCCCTGGCTGAACAAGCCGAAAGGCCAGGCCGCAATCGGCAGGCTTATTTTCATCCATGCCGCCAGCCTGGCGACAGCCCTGTTGATATGCGCGGCATGGATCATTCCTTTTGCCATGCGGGGCGGATCGGAACTGTTCCGCGAGTGGTGGTGGCTCAACCATTTCGGCCGTTTTACCGGCGAGGCAAAGCACCTGGGCCACCTTTCCCTGTGGCCCTATTATTTTGCGGTTTTACCCGTCTATGTTCTGCCATGGCTTGGACTGTTTATTGCCGCGCTGATCATGCTGGCAAAAAAAATCCGGACCGGCGCCAGACCGGCGGGCGGCGGCCTGTTTGTATGGTGGGCGCTGGGCACGTTCCTGATCCTCTCCTTATCGGCGACCAAGCGCGAGATTTATCTCGTCGCCCTTCTGCCGGCCTGCGCTCTCCTGTGCGTCCACGGATTGCACATCTTTAACCTTGAAACTCCGGCGGCAAGAATCTGGAAAAAGTTCTGCTGGTTATGGCTTTCCCTGCTGCTTGTCATTCTGGCGGCATTAACCGCGGCGCCCCTGGCCGAAAACGTTTTTTTCAAAAACGCCCTGCCCCCGGGATGGCGCCAGTTCCTGGCGCCGGCAATTGTTATCGCGTCTCTACTGGCCATGTCCAGAACCAAAACCCCCCTCCTGCAGCGCTTTTTGACGGCCGTTCCGCTGTGTTACGCGGCCATATTGATTATGATTTGTCCGCTCGTGGACCGCCACAAAAGCTACGGCCCCGTTTTCCGGGCAACGGCGGATGCGATCCGCGCGCGGCCGGAACTCGCTATTGCCGGCTGGAAACTTGACGAAACAACTGCGGCCGGTTTTTTTTATTACGCCGGCCTCGTATTTCCCGCCGTGTCGGACGAGGCGATGCTGGCGGATATCCTGGGCGGCCGCAACTCCCGTTTCAACGGCGTGCTCGCGTTGAAAAAAAATACTTCGCCAAAACACTTGCCAGAAAAAGAAAATACGGTTATTTTTGAGAGCCCCATGGGAAAAAGGCGATTGTTGCGGGTGCTGGCGGCGCCGAACTGGCAAATAAAAAACAGACGGCGGCAAGCTCCCCGGAAACAAGATGGTTGA
- the melA gene encoding alpha-galactosidase has protein sequence MAKIAFIGAGSFGFTRNLVKDILTFPLLGDSTLVLMDIDRERLAFIRQAVERIVREGKYPAKIIATMSRREALKGADAVICTVLAGDVDVWQYDILIPKKYGIDMNVGDTRSVGGVFRALRTIPVMLDICRDMEKECPNAIVLNYTNPMAMLCRAMQRETKIKVTGLCHSVQGTACELARWIGAPMNEITYVSAGINHQSWFIKFERNGKDAYPALRNAMRNPEIRNAEQVRNEMFLQLGYYVTESSGHNSEYNWWFRKRPGLIKKYCTHGTNWNPGHYAFTLNEYRRRKATWRKEIKKWLDDPKPLDLKRGLEYASSIINACMGGEIFEFNGNVPNTGIIPNLPPNVCVEVPVFANRRGFNPAYVGPLPPQLAALNNVNIAVEEMAVEAALTGDPQLVFHALANDPLSAAVLSLAEIKEMARAMLVHNRAHLPQFKNIRIA, from the coding sequence ATGGCAAAAATTGCATTTATTGGCGCGGGCAGTTTCGGGTTTACGCGGAATCTTGTCAAGGATATCCTGACTTTTCCGCTCCTTGGCGATTCCACCCTGGTTTTGATGGATATTGACCGGGAGCGCCTTGCCTTTATCAGGCAGGCCGTGGAAAGAATTGTCAGGGAAGGAAAATATCCGGCCAAAATCATCGCAACCATGAGCCGGCGGGAAGCGTTAAAAGGGGCGGATGCCGTCATTTGCACGGTTTTGGCGGGAGACGTGGACGTCTGGCAGTATGACATACTTATACCAAAGAAATACGGCATTGACATGAACGTGGGCGATACGCGTTCGGTCGGGGGTGTTTTCCGCGCGTTGCGCACGATTCCGGTCATGCTTGATATCTGCCGGGACATGGAAAAGGAATGCCCCAACGCGATTGTTCTTAACTACACCAATCCCATGGCCATGCTTTGCCGCGCCATGCAGAGGGAGACAAAGATCAAAGTGACCGGCCTGTGCCACAGCGTGCAGGGAACGGCCTGCGAGCTGGCGCGTTGGATCGGGGCGCCGATGAATGAAATCACCTATGTCAGCGCCGGGATTAACCATCAATCCTGGTTTATCAAGTTTGAGCGCAATGGCAAAGACGCATATCCCGCGTTGCGGAATGCCATGCGCAATCCTGAAATCCGCAATGCCGAGCAGGTGCGCAACGAAATGTTCCTGCAGCTTGGCTATTACGTTACCGAGTCAAGCGGGCATAATTCCGAATACAACTGGTGGTTCCGCAAGCGACCGGGCCTGATTAAAAAATATTGCACGCACGGTACCAACTGGAATCCCGGCCATTACGCCTTCACTTTGAATGAATACCGCCGGAGAAAAGCAACATGGAGAAAGGAAATAAAAAAATGGCTGGATGATCCCAAGCCGCTTGATCTGAAACGCGGCCTGGAATATGCCTCCAGCATTATCAACGCCTGCATGGGCGGCGAGATTTTTGAGTTCAACGGCAATGTGCCGAACACCGGCATCATTCCGAACCTTCCGCCGAACGTCTGCGTTGAAGTGCCGGTCTTCGCCAATCGGCGCGGTTTTAACCCGGCCTACGTCGGGCCGCTCCCGCCGCAGTTGGCGGCCTTAAACAATGTCAATATCGCGGTTGAAGAAATGGCGGTGGAAGCGGCCCTTACCGGCGACCCGCAGCTTGTTTTTCACGCCCTCGCCAATGATCCTCTGTCGGCGGCGGTTCTTTCGCTGGCGGAAATCAAGGAAATGGCCCGGGCAATGCTGGTACACAACCGCGCTCATTTGCCGCAATTTAAAAATATAAGGATAGCATGA
- a CDS encoding glycosyltransferase family 39 protein, with the protein MNTVRWQKHNIIFSAAVVAMLAAYGLILFYRGFSDPDEGRYAEIPREMAATGNWMEMRMLGFRYYEKPPLAYWLVAPAIKIFGAHDWAVRIPLLFSGFGCFVLLSAVAVRRFGRRAGLASALITASLIGFIAGNGLLLTDSFLLFFFSAACVCLYLAFDGGQSPAGGHKYLTLAAVAAALGFLTKGAVAVVLPAGIVFLWLLWERRLKFLFKPSALSAAVLLAVFVLPVLWLIERHNPGFIRHFIFEEHIARFQGTRAMQLHPEPFWFFLLVLPLLLLPWTLFLFRAGRTIWRRKVFGWDSFSRFLFVWAAVVICFFSAGTGKLMSYILPAIPPLGLLIGRWGVAEPREGREGAWDGRLWRFGAAGCMIMAAVIIAVWIAAYFRLAPGTIYPISGASAAALIPIAAVLAFAYWRRANPDFNDLFFFNSGILLACALLLSPLAGKDFNVLLHINSSFVYKSLARELKPDDKIIVFWSYRPALPFYTGRFYLPFQEKNELFHGMDMEPERGEDLKDAGEALALLENSGGRVFAVVEPQDLQKKFLPLNLPFRKTTLPRDPDTIIYELVRP; encoded by the coding sequence ATGAATACGGTGCGCTGGCAAAAACATAATATTATATTTTCAGCGGCGGTGGTTGCGATGTTGGCGGCCTACGGCTTGATTCTTTTCTATCGCGGTTTCAGCGATCCCGACGAGGGGCGCTACGCCGAGATTCCGCGGGAAATGGCGGCAACGGGCAATTGGATGGAAATGCGCATGCTCGGTTTCCGTTATTACGAAAAGCCGCCGCTTGCCTACTGGCTCGTCGCGCCGGCCATAAAAATTTTCGGCGCGCATGACTGGGCTGTCCGTATCCCCTTGTTGTTTTCGGGATTCGGCTGTTTTGTTTTGCTGTCGGCGGTTGCCGTGAGGCGGTTTGGCCGCCGCGCCGGCTTGGCCTCTGCGCTGATCACGGCTTCCTTGATCGGATTTATCGCTGGGAACGGTTTGCTTTTGACGGATTCATTTCTGCTTTTCTTTTTTAGCGCCGCGTGTGTTTGCCTCTATCTTGCTTTTGACGGCGGCCAATCGCCGGCGGGCGGTCATAAGTATCTGACGCTGGCTGCCGTGGCGGCGGCGCTCGGCTTCCTGACCAAGGGGGCGGTGGCGGTTGTCCTGCCGGCGGGGATTGTCTTTCTCTGGCTTTTATGGGAAAGACGCCTGAAATTTTTATTTAAACCTTCGGCGCTGTCAGCCGCTGTTTTGCTGGCGGTTTTTGTCTTGCCGGTTCTGTGGCTCATTGAGCGGCACAATCCGGGCTTTATCCGCCATTTTATTTTTGAGGAACATATCGCCCGTTTTCAGGGGACGCGCGCCATGCAGCTGCACCCCGAGCCGTTCTGGTTTTTCCTCCTGGTCCTTCCGCTTCTGCTTCTGCCCTGGACCCTGTTTCTGTTCCGGGCTGGCCGGACCATATGGCGGCGGAAGGTGTTCGGGTGGGATTCGTTTTCGCGGTTTTTATTTGTCTGGGCGGCCGTCGTCATTTGTTTTTTTTCCGCCGGCACCGGCAAATTGATGTCATATATTCTGCCGGCGATTCCGCCGCTGGGCTTGCTCATCGGGCGCTGGGGGGTTGCCGAGCCGCGGGAGGGCCGGGAGGGGGCGTGGGATGGGCGTTTATGGCGATTCGGCGCGGCGGGCTGTATGATTATGGCCGCGGTAATCATCGCGGTCTGGATCGCGGCTTATTTCCGGCTTGCCCCCGGGACGATTTATCCCATCAGCGGCGCGAGCGCGGCGGCCTTGATTCCAATCGCCGCGGTTTTGGCGTTTGCGTATTGGCGCAGGGCAAATCCGGACTTCAATGATTTGTTTTTCTTCAATTCCGGGATTTTACTGGCGTGCGCTTTGCTGCTTTCTCCGCTGGCGGGCAAGGACTTTAACGTGTTGTTGCACATCAATTCGTCCTTTGTTTATAAGAGCCTGGCGCGGGAGCTTAAACCGGACGATAAAATCATTGTGTTCTGGTCGTATCGGCCCGCCTTGCCTTTTTACACCGGCCGGTTTTATCTTCCATTTCAGGAAAAGAATGAGCTTTTCCACGGGATGGATATGGAACCGGAACGCGGGGAAGACCTGAAGGATGCCGGCGAAGCGCTTGCGCTGCTGGAAAATTCCGGCGGCCGCGTCTTTGCCGTTGTGGAACCGCAGGATTTGCAAAAGAAGTTTTTGCCGTTAAATCTGCCTTTCCGGAAAACAACCCTGCCGCGTGATCCGGATACGATAATTTATGAGCTGGTCAGGCCGTAA
- a CDS encoding tRNA-dihydrouridine synthase translates to MNIKPLIIGGLKIDFPVMLAPMAGYTDAVMRSLAMQFRCGMVFTEVANAEGIARGTKTTLHILDTLPGERPVAAHIYGSNPDSLAQAAAIIEKTGRFQVIDLNCGCPVARIVARGAGAALMKHPEKIARILRAIRLVISLPLTVKTRLDILPGRMNISEIAHAIEEGGAAALTLHARHASARHAGHANWQVLAKIKEERSIPVIGNGGINSADDAAKMFAETGVDGVMIGKAAIGNPWIFSEIWSRLHGLPGRPHSPAEHRAIIEEHLRLLINHMGKAPKTRRKTRLGAEQQAVLHFRGHLLGYIRGFANGIEVRRKLQDMRRMADVLAAVDGLPGAQSG, encoded by the coding sequence ATGAATATCAAGCCTCTCATAATCGGCGGGCTGAAAATTGATTTTCCCGTCATGCTGGCCCCCATGGCCGGTTACACGGACGCGGTCATGCGGTCGCTGGCCATGCAATTCCGCTGCGGCATGGTTTTTACTGAGGTTGCAAATGCGGAAGGGATTGCGCGCGGGACGAAAACGACCCTGCATATTCTTGACACTTTGCCGGGCGAGCGGCCGGTGGCCGCCCATATTTACGGTTCAAACCCCGATTCGCTTGCCCAGGCCGCGGCGATCATTGAAAAGACGGGTCGCTTTCAGGTGATTGACTTGAACTGCGGCTGTCCGGTGGCGAGAATTGTGGCCCGGGGCGCCGGCGCGGCACTGATGAAGCATCCTGAAAAAATTGCGCGTATTCTGCGGGCAATCCGGCTGGTCATTTCCCTGCCGCTCACCGTCAAAACCCGCCTGGATATACTGCCCGGCCGCATGAATATTTCGGAAATTGCGCACGCGATTGAAGAGGGCGGGGCGGCCGCTCTTACGCTTCACGCCCGCCATGCCAGCGCCCGCCACGCCGGCCATGCAAATTGGCAGGTTCTGGCAAAAATTAAAGAGGAGCGCTCCATTCCCGTGATTGGGAACGGCGGAATAAATTCGGCCGATGACGCGGCCAAAATGTTTGCCGAGACCGGCGTGGATGGCGTCATGATCGGCAAGGCCGCCATCGGCAACCCCTGGATTTTCAGCGAAATATGGTCGCGTCTGCATGGCCTGCCCGGGCGTCCTCATTCCCCGGCGGAACACAGAGCGATCATAGAAGAACATCTCCGGCTGCTCATAAATCACATGGGGAAGGCCCCGAAAACAAGACGCAAAACGCGGCTTGGGGCGGAACAGCAGGCCGTGCTTCATTTCCGGGGGCATTTGCTGGGTTACATCAGGGGGTTCGCAAACGGCATTGAGGTCAGGCGGAAATTGCAGGACATGCGCCGCATGGCGGATGTCCTTGCCGCTGTGGACGGATTGCCGGGGGCGCAGTCCGGATAA
- a CDS encoding UDP-glucose/GDP-mannose dehydrogenase family protein, whose protein sequence is MKITIVGTGYVGLVTGTCFAETGIAVACVDKDRAKIEKLKNGAVPIYEPGLDDLIKRNVGKGRLSFSTSLPKNIAGSEVVFIAVGTPPDEDGSADLTHVIAVAREIGAVMTHYLVVVTKSTVPVGTAGKVKAAIQAELRRRGISLDFDVVSNPEFLKEGNAIEDFLKPDRIVIGVESERGEKMMRRLYKPFLLNNHPILFMDIASAEMTKYVANAMLAAKISFMNDIANLCEIVGADAAAVRRGIGSDPRIGNAFIYPGMGYGGSCFPKDVKALIKTADLHDYPLKILKAVENVNVRQKTIMFAKISRHFADRLKGKTFALWGLSFKPNTDDMREAPALALIEQLLKAEARVKAYDPAAMRECRRIIGGAIRYAKNQYDALRGADALVIATEWNEFRAPNFGQMGKLLKNKVIFDGRNIYEPAEIKEAGFIYYGIGRGSNNGKRTA, encoded by the coding sequence ATGAAAATCACCATCGTCGGCACGGGCTATGTCGGACTGGTTACCGGAACCTGTTTCGCGGAAACGGGCATAGCGGTGGCCTGCGTTGACAAGGACCGCGCAAAAATTGAAAAACTAAAAAACGGCGCTGTGCCCATTTACGAACCCGGCCTGGACGACCTGATTAAACGCAACGTCGGCAAGGGCCGCCTTTCCTTTTCAACCAGCCTGCCGAAAAATATCGCCGGCAGCGAAGTGGTTTTCATCGCCGTCGGAACGCCGCCGGACGAGGACGGCAGCGCGGACCTTACGCACGTCATTGCTGTCGCCCGGGAAATCGGCGCGGTCATGACGCACTACCTGGTGGTGGTAACCAAAAGCACGGTGCCGGTCGGCACGGCCGGCAAGGTGAAAGCGGCCATTCAGGCGGAATTGCGGCGGCGCGGAATTTCCCTTGATTTTGACGTCGTCTCCAACCCTGAATTTCTCAAGGAAGGCAATGCGATTGAAGATTTTCTAAAGCCCGACCGGATTGTCATCGGCGTGGAATCGGAAAGGGGGGAAAAAATGATGCGCCGGCTTTACAAGCCTTTCCTGCTGAACAACCACCCGATCCTCTTCATGGATATCGCCTCGGCGGAAATGACCAAGTACGTTGCCAACGCCATGCTGGCCGCCAAAATCAGTTTCATGAACGATATTGCCAACCTCTGTGAAATTGTCGGCGCCGACGCGGCCGCCGTGCGCCGCGGCATCGGCAGCGACCCGCGCATCGGCAACGCGTTCATTTATCCGGGCATGGGGTATGGCGGCTCATGTTTTCCAAAGGACGTCAAGGCCCTCATCAAGACGGCCGACCTGCATGATTATCCGCTCAAAATATTGAAGGCGGTGGAAAACGTCAATGTCCGCCAGAAGACGATCATGTTCGCAAAAATTTCGCGCCATTTTGCGGACCGCTTGAAGGGCAAAACCTTCGCCCTCTGGGGATTGTCTTTCAAGCCGAACACCGATGACATGCGCGAAGCGCCAGCGCTGGCGCTGATTGAACAGCTTTTAAAGGCGGAAGCGCGGGTCAAGGCGTACGACCCGGCCGCCATGCGCGAGTGCCGGAGGATAATCGGCGGCGCCATTCGCTACGCCAAGAATCAATACGATGCTTTGCGCGGCGCCGACGCCCTGGTGATTGCAACGGAATGGAACGAATTCCGGGCGCCGAATTTCGGGCAGATGGGCAAACTTTTAAAAAACAAGGTCATCTTTGACGGACGGAACATATATGAGCCGGCGGAAATCAAAGAGGCCGGTTTTATTTACTACGGCATCGGAAGAGGAAGCAACAACGGGAAACGGACGGCATGA